A section of the Salmo salar chromosome ssa05, Ssal_v3.1, whole genome shotgun sequence genome encodes:
- the LOC106604853 gene encoding carnosine synthase 1 isoform X2, translated as MAPGCHLVTADTMLSLSSLPTTVVPSLLSSPGGCATGGPRVWSSNQEVALFQTLQEALREIDLPETQDLPQGMSHSELCVCVLGSPLPYLSLLLEAGQRSPGDALLCLSPSWLSHSSPSLLVHKAVTFDLGGRTFLSNFNPPRKVTYFLSCDPWAEEEVTRETDCPSGGSGALCRFWGDVLTTRVLLQKAKIHCPPTLALLLPPGQMGLDEGRTGGVEVVHLEKGVEGGMNSVRNKVDSFLESEDMKGSESVVLRRSGGTFVGEATSPPVYLSRNNRDEVWAKVGYLLPQLLPGEAVLLEAYCSPLKPGPRVEDRTWEQYTDCRPQVPDLSFRLCAIVSRSPLDLPLLYKLVCRVGVSDAPLSHSHSLSQSLETTLLECGFTDPTMATSLHRLATDTALSCLRVVMETESSMSAELRGGAGAQTDMIGVDLLFTMDGYIISPVVLGLHPSLCLRSSFPEQGMGLEGCDSGIEGWSRGTLLLTPLLRSQYYLMQEKTVLVVGAGGHSKKFIWGAAKKYKLKILLVDCDPAHFASQLVDHFLPLPDLPDHRRDDQHCSRICDWLLSSGLRPDGCVCFWDDCVVLTSLVCNRLGLRGPPPEAIRIAKEKSRTHRHLLGLRKSTGTNLTSVEQPSGQADGLVEFREGERRGRQHNGMVNGMVNMEGDSMRAMADFDRGDLFNEAMGKPDTTAPTSSSASASSSFSLSFGTFRPSAPLLSPSPSSYAVPCIHVESALDLEKAASGGEGGPGGASVGVVRFPAVMKLEYGAGAVGVRKVGSLEESLAHFERIGGDLREETDYPGIGLGWGNAMTLMEYVGGTEHDVDVVLFEGRLEGAFVSDNGPTRAPAFTETASQMPSGLAPDKRAQLIRAAHHACLGCGLQDGVFNVELKMTEVGPRLIEINARMGGFYLRDWIRQLYGVDILMAAFMVSCGVRPCLPSATALPARGHFAGVMVVVSQHLQALRSTASPERLRGLHQDGALWLNELAEEDELISGEYEEPFCNVGVRDAHNAANARQRLLALCQGLGLHCPPRYDLGYFLSHFS; from the exons ATGGCACCTG GTTGCCACTTGGTCACTGCAGACACTATG ctctctctcagctctctccccACCACCGTTGtccccagcctcctctcctctccaggaggATGTGCTACTGGGGGACCGAGGGTATGGTCCTCCAACCAGGAGGTGGCGCTGTTCCAGACCCTGCAAGAGGCTCTGAGGGAGATCGACCTGCCTGAAACACAGGACCTGCCACAGG GTATGAGTCACtctgagctgtgtgtctgtgttttgggatcccccctcccctacctctctctgctgTTGGAGGCAGGCCAACGGAGCCCAG gAGATGCTCTCCTGTGTCTTTCTCCGTCCtggctctctcactcctccccctccctcctggtCCACAAGGCTGTCACCTTTGACTTGGGAGGCCGCACTTTCCTCTCCAACTTCAACCCCCCTCGCAAGGTCACCTACTTCCTGTCATGTGACCCTTGGGCTGAGGAGGAAGTGACCCGGGAGACAGACTGCCCAAGCGGAGGTTCCGGCGCACTGTGTCGATTCTGGGGGGATGTTCTGACCACCAGGGTTCTGCTGCAAAAGGCCAAGATCCATTGCCCCCCGACGCTGGCCTTACTGTTGCCCCCGGGACAGATGGGACTGGATGAGGGCaggacaggaggggtggaggtggtGCACCTGGaaaagggggtggagggagggatgaactCCGTCCGAAACAAGGTGGACTCTTTCCTGGAGTCTGAGGATATGAAGGGATCTGAGAGT GTGGTGCTCAGGCGCAGTGGTGGGACGTTCGTGGGCGAGGCAACCTCACCCCCTGTCTACTTGTCCAGGAACAACAGGGATGAGGTCTGGGCCAAGGTAGGTTATCTCCTGCCCCAGCTCCTCCCTGGAGAGGCAGTGCTGCTGGAGGCCTACTGCTCCCCACTGAAGCCTGGGCCGCGGGTAGAGGACCGCACCTGGGAACAGTACACCG actgcaGGCCTCAGGTTCCAGACCTGTCCTTCAGACTGTGTGCCATCGTAAGTCGCTCACCTCTGGACCTGCCTCTCCTCTACAAg tTGGTGTGTAGAGTGGGTGTGTCCGACGCCCCTCTCTCTCACAGCCACTCCCTCTCTCAGTCCTTGGAGACCACCCTATTAGAGTGCGGTTTCACTGACCCTACCATGGCAACTTCTCTCCATCGCTTAGCAACGGACACCGCCCTGTCCTGCCTTCGTGTTGTCATGGAAACAGAGTCAAGCATGTCTGCGGAACTGCGTGGTGGAGCGGGTGCCCAGACCGACATGATAG gCGTAGACCTCCTCTTCACCATGGATGGTTACATCATCAGCCCTGTTGTCCTtggcctccacccctccctctgtctccgctCCTCCTTCCCGGAgcaagggatggggctggagggatgtgacagtgggatagaggggtggagtaggggcaccctcctcctcacccccctcctccGCTCCCAGTACTACCTGATGCAGGAGAAGACTGTGCTGGTGGTGGGAGCTGGAGGACACAGTAAGAAGTTCATTTGGGGAGCAGCCAAAAAGTACAAACTCAAG ATCCTGCTGGTGGACTGTGACCCCGCCCACTTCGCCTCCCAGTTGGTCGACCACTTCCTGCCCCTGCCAGACCTGCCCGACCACCGCCGTGACGACCAGCACTGCTCCCGCATTTGTGATTGGTTGTTGTCCTCTGGGCTCCGTCCTGATGGCTGCGTGTGTTTCTGGGATGACTGCGTGGTGCTGACGTCTCTGGTCTGTAATAGGCTGGGGCTCAGGGGGCCTCCCCCCGAGGCCATCCGCATCGCGAAGGAGAAGAGCCGCACCCACAGGCACCTCCTGGGCTTACGGAAGTCTACTGGGACTAACCTGACCAGTGTTGAGCAACCCTCTGGTCAGGCGGATGGCCTGGTTGAGTTtagagaaggtgagaggagaggaagacagcaCAACGGTATGGTCAACGGCATGGTCAACATGGAAGGGGATAGCATGAGAGCTATGGCCGATTTTGACAGGGGGGATCTCTTCAATGAGGCAATGGGCAAACCCGACACTACCGCCCCTACCTCTTCATCCGCCTCAGCTTCCTCATCCTTCTCACTGTCCTTTGGCACTTTCCGGCCCTCCGctcccctcctttctccctccccttcttcctATGCTGTTCCCTGTATCCATGTGGAGAGCGCCCTGGATCTGGAGAAGGCAGccagtgggggggagggggggcctGGTGGGGCCAGTGTAGGGGTGGTGAGGTTCCCTGCCGTCATGAAGCTGGAGTATGGGGCCGGGGCGGTGGGCGTGAGGAAGGTGGGCTCTCTGGAGGAAAGCCTGGCACACTTTGAGAGGATCGGAGGGGACCTCCGCGAGGAGACAGACTACCCTGGCATTGGCCTGGGCTGGGGCAACGCCATGACCCTCATGGAGTACGTGGGAGGCACAGAGCACGACGTGGACGTGGTACTGTTCGAGGGGCGACTGGAGGGCGCTTTCGTGTCCGACAATGGCCCCACCCGTGCCCCGGCTTTCACCGAGACGGCCTCCCAGATGCCCTCGGGGCTGGCGCCGGACAAGCGCGCTCAGCTGATCCGCGCGGCGCACCACGCCTGCCTGGGCTGCGGCCTGCAAGACGGCGTGTTCAACGTTGAGCTGAAGATGACAGAGGTGGGCCCGAGGCTCATCGAGATCAACGCCCGCATGGGCGGCTTCTACCTGCGCGACTGGATCCGGCAGCTGTACGGCGTGGACATCCTGATGGCCGCCTTCATGGTGTCCTGTGGGGTGCGTCCATGCCTGCCCTCGGCCACAGCGCTCCCAGCCAGAGGCCACTTTgctggggtgatggtggtggtgtccCAGCACCTCCAGGCCCTGAGAAGCACAGCCAGCCCTGAGCGCCTGCGAGGGCTGCACCAGGACGGGGCGCTGTGGCTGAACGAGCTGGCTGAGGAGGATGAATTGATCTCTGGGGAGTACGAGGAGCCCTTCTGTAATGTCGGCGTGAGAGACGCCCACAACGCCGCCAACGCTCGCCAACGCCTCCTCGCCCTCTGCCAGGGGTTAGGCCTGCACTGTCCTCCACGCTACGACCTGGGGTACTTCCTGTCCCACTTCAGTTAG
- the LOC106604853 gene encoding carnosine synthase 1 isoform X1 has product MAPACSLPPSLPPLPYPLTFFLFLSFPGCHLVTADTMLSLSSLPTTVVPSLLSSPGGCATGGPRVWSSNQEVALFQTLQEALREIDLPETQDLPQGMSHSELCVCVLGSPLPYLSLLLEAGQRSPGDALLCLSPSWLSHSSPSLLVHKAVTFDLGGRTFLSNFNPPRKVTYFLSCDPWAEEEVTRETDCPSGGSGALCRFWGDVLTTRVLLQKAKIHCPPTLALLLPPGQMGLDEGRTGGVEVVHLEKGVEGGMNSVRNKVDSFLESEDMKGSESVVLRRSGGTFVGEATSPPVYLSRNNRDEVWAKVGYLLPQLLPGEAVLLEAYCSPLKPGPRVEDRTWEQYTDCRPQVPDLSFRLCAIVSRSPLDLPLLYKLVCRVGVSDAPLSHSHSLSQSLETTLLECGFTDPTMATSLHRLATDTALSCLRVVMETESSMSAELRGGAGAQTDMIGVDLLFTMDGYIISPVVLGLHPSLCLRSSFPEQGMGLEGCDSGIEGWSRGTLLLTPLLRSQYYLMQEKTVLVVGAGGHSKKFIWGAAKKYKLKILLVDCDPAHFASQLVDHFLPLPDLPDHRRDDQHCSRICDWLLSSGLRPDGCVCFWDDCVVLTSLVCNRLGLRGPPPEAIRIAKEKSRTHRHLLGLRKSTGTNLTSVEQPSGQADGLVEFREGERRGRQHNGMVNGMVNMEGDSMRAMADFDRGDLFNEAMGKPDTTAPTSSSASASSSFSLSFGTFRPSAPLLSPSPSSYAVPCIHVESALDLEKAASGGEGGPGGASVGVVRFPAVMKLEYGAGAVGVRKVGSLEESLAHFERIGGDLREETDYPGIGLGWGNAMTLMEYVGGTEHDVDVVLFEGRLEGAFVSDNGPTRAPAFTETASQMPSGLAPDKRAQLIRAAHHACLGCGLQDGVFNVELKMTEVGPRLIEINARMGGFYLRDWIRQLYGVDILMAAFMVSCGVRPCLPSATALPARGHFAGVMVVVSQHLQALRSTASPERLRGLHQDGALWLNELAEEDELISGEYEEPFCNVGVRDAHNAANARQRLLALCQGLGLHCPPRYDLGYFLSHFS; this is encoded by the exons ATGGCACCTG CttgctcccttcctccctccctccctccgttacCTTAccctctcactttctttctctttctgtcattTCCAGGTTGCCACTTGGTCACTGCAGACACTATG ctctctctcagctctctccccACCACCGTTGtccccagcctcctctcctctccaggaggATGTGCTACTGGGGGACCGAGGGTATGGTCCTCCAACCAGGAGGTGGCGCTGTTCCAGACCCTGCAAGAGGCTCTGAGGGAGATCGACCTGCCTGAAACACAGGACCTGCCACAGG GTATGAGTCACtctgagctgtgtgtctgtgttttgggatcccccctcccctacctctctctgctgTTGGAGGCAGGCCAACGGAGCCCAG gAGATGCTCTCCTGTGTCTTTCTCCGTCCtggctctctcactcctccccctccctcctggtCCACAAGGCTGTCACCTTTGACTTGGGAGGCCGCACTTTCCTCTCCAACTTCAACCCCCCTCGCAAGGTCACCTACTTCCTGTCATGTGACCCTTGGGCTGAGGAGGAAGTGACCCGGGAGACAGACTGCCCAAGCGGAGGTTCCGGCGCACTGTGTCGATTCTGGGGGGATGTTCTGACCACCAGGGTTCTGCTGCAAAAGGCCAAGATCCATTGCCCCCCGACGCTGGCCTTACTGTTGCCCCCGGGACAGATGGGACTGGATGAGGGCaggacaggaggggtggaggtggtGCACCTGGaaaagggggtggagggagggatgaactCCGTCCGAAACAAGGTGGACTCTTTCCTGGAGTCTGAGGATATGAAGGGATCTGAGAGT GTGGTGCTCAGGCGCAGTGGTGGGACGTTCGTGGGCGAGGCAACCTCACCCCCTGTCTACTTGTCCAGGAACAACAGGGATGAGGTCTGGGCCAAGGTAGGTTATCTCCTGCCCCAGCTCCTCCCTGGAGAGGCAGTGCTGCTGGAGGCCTACTGCTCCCCACTGAAGCCTGGGCCGCGGGTAGAGGACCGCACCTGGGAACAGTACACCG actgcaGGCCTCAGGTTCCAGACCTGTCCTTCAGACTGTGTGCCATCGTAAGTCGCTCACCTCTGGACCTGCCTCTCCTCTACAAg tTGGTGTGTAGAGTGGGTGTGTCCGACGCCCCTCTCTCTCACAGCCACTCCCTCTCTCAGTCCTTGGAGACCACCCTATTAGAGTGCGGTTTCACTGACCCTACCATGGCAACTTCTCTCCATCGCTTAGCAACGGACACCGCCCTGTCCTGCCTTCGTGTTGTCATGGAAACAGAGTCAAGCATGTCTGCGGAACTGCGTGGTGGAGCGGGTGCCCAGACCGACATGATAG gCGTAGACCTCCTCTTCACCATGGATGGTTACATCATCAGCCCTGTTGTCCTtggcctccacccctccctctgtctccgctCCTCCTTCCCGGAgcaagggatggggctggagggatgtgacagtgggatagaggggtggagtaggggcaccctcctcctcacccccctcctccGCTCCCAGTACTACCTGATGCAGGAGAAGACTGTGCTGGTGGTGGGAGCTGGAGGACACAGTAAGAAGTTCATTTGGGGAGCAGCCAAAAAGTACAAACTCAAG ATCCTGCTGGTGGACTGTGACCCCGCCCACTTCGCCTCCCAGTTGGTCGACCACTTCCTGCCCCTGCCAGACCTGCCCGACCACCGCCGTGACGACCAGCACTGCTCCCGCATTTGTGATTGGTTGTTGTCCTCTGGGCTCCGTCCTGATGGCTGCGTGTGTTTCTGGGATGACTGCGTGGTGCTGACGTCTCTGGTCTGTAATAGGCTGGGGCTCAGGGGGCCTCCCCCCGAGGCCATCCGCATCGCGAAGGAGAAGAGCCGCACCCACAGGCACCTCCTGGGCTTACGGAAGTCTACTGGGACTAACCTGACCAGTGTTGAGCAACCCTCTGGTCAGGCGGATGGCCTGGTTGAGTTtagagaaggtgagaggagaggaagacagcaCAACGGTATGGTCAACGGCATGGTCAACATGGAAGGGGATAGCATGAGAGCTATGGCCGATTTTGACAGGGGGGATCTCTTCAATGAGGCAATGGGCAAACCCGACACTACCGCCCCTACCTCTTCATCCGCCTCAGCTTCCTCATCCTTCTCACTGTCCTTTGGCACTTTCCGGCCCTCCGctcccctcctttctccctccccttcttcctATGCTGTTCCCTGTATCCATGTGGAGAGCGCCCTGGATCTGGAGAAGGCAGccagtgggggggagggggggcctGGTGGGGCCAGTGTAGGGGTGGTGAGGTTCCCTGCCGTCATGAAGCTGGAGTATGGGGCCGGGGCGGTGGGCGTGAGGAAGGTGGGCTCTCTGGAGGAAAGCCTGGCACACTTTGAGAGGATCGGAGGGGACCTCCGCGAGGAGACAGACTACCCTGGCATTGGCCTGGGCTGGGGCAACGCCATGACCCTCATGGAGTACGTGGGAGGCACAGAGCACGACGTGGACGTGGTACTGTTCGAGGGGCGACTGGAGGGCGCTTTCGTGTCCGACAATGGCCCCACCCGTGCCCCGGCTTTCACCGAGACGGCCTCCCAGATGCCCTCGGGGCTGGCGCCGGACAAGCGCGCTCAGCTGATCCGCGCGGCGCACCACGCCTGCCTGGGCTGCGGCCTGCAAGACGGCGTGTTCAACGTTGAGCTGAAGATGACAGAGGTGGGCCCGAGGCTCATCGAGATCAACGCCCGCATGGGCGGCTTCTACCTGCGCGACTGGATCCGGCAGCTGTACGGCGTGGACATCCTGATGGCCGCCTTCATGGTGTCCTGTGGGGTGCGTCCATGCCTGCCCTCGGCCACAGCGCTCCCAGCCAGAGGCCACTTTgctggggtgatggtggtggtgtccCAGCACCTCCAGGCCCTGAGAAGCACAGCCAGCCCTGAGCGCCTGCGAGGGCTGCACCAGGACGGGGCGCTGTGGCTGAACGAGCTGGCTGAGGAGGATGAATTGATCTCTGGGGAGTACGAGGAGCCCTTCTGTAATGTCGGCGTGAGAGACGCCCACAACGCCGCCAACGCTCGCCAACGCCTCCTCGCCCTCTGCCAGGGGTTAGGCCTGCACTGTCCTCCACGCTACGACCTGGGGTACTTCCTGTCCCACTTCAGTTAG
- the LOC106604853 gene encoding carnosine synthase 1 isoform X3, whose product MLSLSSLPTTVVPSLLSSPGGCATGGPRVWSSNQEVALFQTLQEALREIDLPETQDLPQGMSHSELCVCVLGSPLPYLSLLLEAGQRSPGDALLCLSPSWLSHSSPSLLVHKAVTFDLGGRTFLSNFNPPRKVTYFLSCDPWAEEEVTRETDCPSGGSGALCRFWGDVLTTRVLLQKAKIHCPPTLALLLPPGQMGLDEGRTGGVEVVHLEKGVEGGMNSVRNKVDSFLESEDMKGSESVVLRRSGGTFVGEATSPPVYLSRNNRDEVWAKVGYLLPQLLPGEAVLLEAYCSPLKPGPRVEDRTWEQYTDCRPQVPDLSFRLCAIVSRSPLDLPLLYKLVCRVGVSDAPLSHSHSLSQSLETTLLECGFTDPTMATSLHRLATDTALSCLRVVMETESSMSAELRGGAGAQTDMIGVDLLFTMDGYIISPVVLGLHPSLCLRSSFPEQGMGLEGCDSGIEGWSRGTLLLTPLLRSQYYLMQEKTVLVVGAGGHSKKFIWGAAKKYKLKILLVDCDPAHFASQLVDHFLPLPDLPDHRRDDQHCSRICDWLLSSGLRPDGCVCFWDDCVVLTSLVCNRLGLRGPPPEAIRIAKEKSRTHRHLLGLRKSTGTNLTSVEQPSGQADGLVEFREGERRGRQHNGMVNGMVNMEGDSMRAMADFDRGDLFNEAMGKPDTTAPTSSSASASSSFSLSFGTFRPSAPLLSPSPSSYAVPCIHVESALDLEKAASGGEGGPGGASVGVVRFPAVMKLEYGAGAVGVRKVGSLEESLAHFERIGGDLREETDYPGIGLGWGNAMTLMEYVGGTEHDVDVVLFEGRLEGAFVSDNGPTRAPAFTETASQMPSGLAPDKRAQLIRAAHHACLGCGLQDGVFNVELKMTEVGPRLIEINARMGGFYLRDWIRQLYGVDILMAAFMVSCGVRPCLPSATALPARGHFAGVMVVVSQHLQALRSTASPERLRGLHQDGALWLNELAEEDELISGEYEEPFCNVGVRDAHNAANARQRLLALCQGLGLHCPPRYDLGYFLSHFS is encoded by the exons ATG ctctctctcagctctctccccACCACCGTTGtccccagcctcctctcctctccaggaggATGTGCTACTGGGGGACCGAGGGTATGGTCCTCCAACCAGGAGGTGGCGCTGTTCCAGACCCTGCAAGAGGCTCTGAGGGAGATCGACCTGCCTGAAACACAGGACCTGCCACAGG GTATGAGTCACtctgagctgtgtgtctgtgttttgggatcccccctcccctacctctctctgctgTTGGAGGCAGGCCAACGGAGCCCAG gAGATGCTCTCCTGTGTCTTTCTCCGTCCtggctctctcactcctccccctccctcctggtCCACAAGGCTGTCACCTTTGACTTGGGAGGCCGCACTTTCCTCTCCAACTTCAACCCCCCTCGCAAGGTCACCTACTTCCTGTCATGTGACCCTTGGGCTGAGGAGGAAGTGACCCGGGAGACAGACTGCCCAAGCGGAGGTTCCGGCGCACTGTGTCGATTCTGGGGGGATGTTCTGACCACCAGGGTTCTGCTGCAAAAGGCCAAGATCCATTGCCCCCCGACGCTGGCCTTACTGTTGCCCCCGGGACAGATGGGACTGGATGAGGGCaggacaggaggggtggaggtggtGCACCTGGaaaagggggtggagggagggatgaactCCGTCCGAAACAAGGTGGACTCTTTCCTGGAGTCTGAGGATATGAAGGGATCTGAGAGT GTGGTGCTCAGGCGCAGTGGTGGGACGTTCGTGGGCGAGGCAACCTCACCCCCTGTCTACTTGTCCAGGAACAACAGGGATGAGGTCTGGGCCAAGGTAGGTTATCTCCTGCCCCAGCTCCTCCCTGGAGAGGCAGTGCTGCTGGAGGCCTACTGCTCCCCACTGAAGCCTGGGCCGCGGGTAGAGGACCGCACCTGGGAACAGTACACCG actgcaGGCCTCAGGTTCCAGACCTGTCCTTCAGACTGTGTGCCATCGTAAGTCGCTCACCTCTGGACCTGCCTCTCCTCTACAAg tTGGTGTGTAGAGTGGGTGTGTCCGACGCCCCTCTCTCTCACAGCCACTCCCTCTCTCAGTCCTTGGAGACCACCCTATTAGAGTGCGGTTTCACTGACCCTACCATGGCAACTTCTCTCCATCGCTTAGCAACGGACACCGCCCTGTCCTGCCTTCGTGTTGTCATGGAAACAGAGTCAAGCATGTCTGCGGAACTGCGTGGTGGAGCGGGTGCCCAGACCGACATGATAG gCGTAGACCTCCTCTTCACCATGGATGGTTACATCATCAGCCCTGTTGTCCTtggcctccacccctccctctgtctccgctCCTCCTTCCCGGAgcaagggatggggctggagggatgtgacagtgggatagaggggtggagtaggggcaccctcctcctcacccccctcctccGCTCCCAGTACTACCTGATGCAGGAGAAGACTGTGCTGGTGGTGGGAGCTGGAGGACACAGTAAGAAGTTCATTTGGGGAGCAGCCAAAAAGTACAAACTCAAG ATCCTGCTGGTGGACTGTGACCCCGCCCACTTCGCCTCCCAGTTGGTCGACCACTTCCTGCCCCTGCCAGACCTGCCCGACCACCGCCGTGACGACCAGCACTGCTCCCGCATTTGTGATTGGTTGTTGTCCTCTGGGCTCCGTCCTGATGGCTGCGTGTGTTTCTGGGATGACTGCGTGGTGCTGACGTCTCTGGTCTGTAATAGGCTGGGGCTCAGGGGGCCTCCCCCCGAGGCCATCCGCATCGCGAAGGAGAAGAGCCGCACCCACAGGCACCTCCTGGGCTTACGGAAGTCTACTGGGACTAACCTGACCAGTGTTGAGCAACCCTCTGGTCAGGCGGATGGCCTGGTTGAGTTtagagaaggtgagaggagaggaagacagcaCAACGGTATGGTCAACGGCATGGTCAACATGGAAGGGGATAGCATGAGAGCTATGGCCGATTTTGACAGGGGGGATCTCTTCAATGAGGCAATGGGCAAACCCGACACTACCGCCCCTACCTCTTCATCCGCCTCAGCTTCCTCATCCTTCTCACTGTCCTTTGGCACTTTCCGGCCCTCCGctcccctcctttctccctccccttcttcctATGCTGTTCCCTGTATCCATGTGGAGAGCGCCCTGGATCTGGAGAAGGCAGccagtgggggggagggggggcctGGTGGGGCCAGTGTAGGGGTGGTGAGGTTCCCTGCCGTCATGAAGCTGGAGTATGGGGCCGGGGCGGTGGGCGTGAGGAAGGTGGGCTCTCTGGAGGAAAGCCTGGCACACTTTGAGAGGATCGGAGGGGACCTCCGCGAGGAGACAGACTACCCTGGCATTGGCCTGGGCTGGGGCAACGCCATGACCCTCATGGAGTACGTGGGAGGCACAGAGCACGACGTGGACGTGGTACTGTTCGAGGGGCGACTGGAGGGCGCTTTCGTGTCCGACAATGGCCCCACCCGTGCCCCGGCTTTCACCGAGACGGCCTCCCAGATGCCCTCGGGGCTGGCGCCGGACAAGCGCGCTCAGCTGATCCGCGCGGCGCACCACGCCTGCCTGGGCTGCGGCCTGCAAGACGGCGTGTTCAACGTTGAGCTGAAGATGACAGAGGTGGGCCCGAGGCTCATCGAGATCAACGCCCGCATGGGCGGCTTCTACCTGCGCGACTGGATCCGGCAGCTGTACGGCGTGGACATCCTGATGGCCGCCTTCATGGTGTCCTGTGGGGTGCGTCCATGCCTGCCCTCGGCCACAGCGCTCCCAGCCAGAGGCCACTTTgctggggtgatggtggtggtgtccCAGCACCTCCAGGCCCTGAGAAGCACAGCCAGCCCTGAGCGCCTGCGAGGGCTGCACCAGGACGGGGCGCTGTGGCTGAACGAGCTGGCTGAGGAGGATGAATTGATCTCTGGGGAGTACGAGGAGCCCTTCTGTAATGTCGGCGTGAGAGACGCCCACAACGCCGCCAACGCTCGCCAACGCCTCCTCGCCCTCTGCCAGGGGTTAGGCCTGCACTGTCCTCCACGCTACGACCTGGGGTACTTCCTGTCCCACTTCAGTTAG